One genomic segment of Oleidesulfovibrio alaskensis DSM 16109 includes these proteins:
- a CDS encoding ATP-binding protein, translating into MKISLSISSIRLRVILVTLLVALVPVCTMTVAGLLVSMQQTASALSLQSRTALDKVSAAISRTTREAENVSRLVAGFNTLQGNPEPDSLRDMLFSRQHFWDKGFVEVFDAQGRILARSVPLRTANRQWMTPPEDPLVMQGILLHTASDIVRTPAGLAARAVAPVYRPSSLQAIGAVVTTFPLDRSMLQHIKEQTQADITLHYPDLRVESTLHDASKLPVTHDWDNTYDVMRNAEGPAQYEAQIAGSTYALSSIPLRNNAGVTQAVLSVALNRNMLRQYLHDAVQTLVLTLVLALVMAAGLGMWTAEKLTRPLHEMVQAIRRMAGGNLSVRVSEGGSDELGELAQSFNKMAGRLEEQRAHLLDALHEHEETTLRLANANKGLEYANRELLSAREEYRKIFEGSVQGIYQTTLEGRFIKANRALARMLGYGSAEELIGTVTDIGSQLYVNPADRQRLKSLLSTRSSLSDFETRFYRRDGSQVPVSISVRLVYDENDLPQYLEGALTDITERERRREAEQQREAAEAASKAKSEFLARMSHEVRTPLNAVVGMADLLWESDLTPDQRLYVDIFRKSGQTLLALLNDILDYSRLEAGRLTLERLPFSLRDTLTMTVNMHAAQAESRQLSLSLHVDETLPDNYCGDSLRLRQILGNLLSNSIKFTREGSVEVHVGPAPGQQELTAGEPVMVRICVRDTGIGIPENVQQTIFESFTQADSSITRQFGGTGLGLSICRMLTTMMGGRIWLESTQGQGTAVYVEMRLDLHDRSAAETQPEECAMPVQAAPLRILCVEDSANNRLLFRMYLKNTGHEVDEAENGEEGLRLFMLNSYDIIFMDLEMPVMDGYMATTAIRDYEQRHRMPAVPVVALTAHALEDFKQRCLAMGFTDYLTKPFRKQQLLAMLERNTGAPAPQYQADGAKLPAPEEHTAGQNAEKLAEQTAEEQATGEQTAEEQAARKQTSGKQPPAAAQHTTEHMTDRQADKSATTVTTDRQAEQTSGQPPAGAAGDTATTGQSGQGTAAADAAQEVTMLENQRTGHTVIPQTGRQQTEGTTDNDDTEPHREARKTQREPSQSPAHKT; encoded by the coding sequence ATGAAGATCAGCCTCAGCATTTCATCCATCAGACTACGGGTCATTCTTGTAACCCTGCTTGTGGCGCTTGTGCCTGTCTGCACCATGACCGTGGCGGGGCTGCTGGTCAGCATGCAGCAGACGGCATCCGCCCTGAGTCTGCAAAGCCGCACGGCGCTGGATAAAGTCAGCGCCGCCATATCCAGAACCACGCGCGAAGCGGAAAACGTCTCGCGTCTGGTTGCCGGATTCAACACGCTGCAGGGCAACCCCGAGCCTGACTCCCTGCGCGACATGCTGTTCTCGCGTCAGCACTTCTGGGACAAGGGCTTTGTGGAGGTTTTTGACGCACAGGGGCGGATACTTGCGCGCAGTGTTCCGCTGCGCACGGCCAACCGCCAGTGGATGACCCCGCCGGAAGACCCGCTGGTCATGCAGGGCATTCTGCTGCACACGGCATCGGACATTGTACGCACTCCGGCGGGTCTGGCCGCGCGAGCCGTCGCCCCCGTATACCGGCCGTCGTCTCTGCAGGCCATCGGCGCCGTGGTTACCACCTTTCCGCTGGACCGCAGCATGCTCCAGCACATCAAAGAACAGACACAGGCCGACATTACCCTGCATTACCCCGACCTCCGGGTGGAAAGCACTCTGCACGACGCAAGCAAGCTGCCGGTGACACATGACTGGGACAACACCTACGATGTCATGCGCAATGCCGAAGGCCCTGCACAGTACGAGGCGCAGATAGCCGGTTCGACTTATGCGCTCAGCAGCATTCCGCTGCGCAACAACGCCGGCGTGACACAGGCGGTGCTTTCCGTGGCGCTCAACCGCAACATGCTGCGGCAGTATCTGCACGACGCCGTGCAGACACTGGTGCTCACCCTTGTTCTTGCCCTTGTCATGGCAGCGGGGCTGGGCATGTGGACAGCGGAAAAACTGACCCGCCCCCTGCATGAAATGGTACAGGCCATCCGGCGCATGGCAGGCGGCAACCTGAGTGTACGCGTGTCCGAAGGCGGCTCCGACGAGCTGGGAGAACTGGCGCAGTCGTTCAATAAAATGGCCGGACGTCTGGAAGAGCAGCGCGCGCACCTGCTAGACGCCCTGCACGAGCACGAAGAAACCACCCTGCGGCTGGCCAATGCCAACAAAGGGCTGGAATACGCTAACCGCGAACTGCTGTCAGCACGTGAAGAATACCGCAAAATATTTGAAGGCTCCGTACAGGGTATTTACCAGACCACGCTGGAAGGCAGGTTCATCAAGGCCAACAGAGCACTGGCCAGAATGCTGGGCTATGGTTCCGCCGAAGAACTCATCGGCACGGTGACCGATATCGGGTCGCAGCTGTATGTGAACCCCGCAGACAGACAGCGGTTGAAATCACTGCTTTCCACACGCAGCAGTCTTTCCGATTTTGAAACCCGCTTTTACCGCCGCGACGGCAGTCAGGTACCTGTGTCCATTTCCGTCAGGCTTGTTTATGACGAAAATGACCTGCCGCAGTATCTTGAAGGCGCACTGACAGATATTACAGAACGCGAACGGCGCCGCGAGGCCGAACAGCAGCGTGAAGCGGCAGAAGCCGCCAGCAAGGCCAAAAGTGAATTTCTTGCCCGCATGAGCCACGAAGTGCGCACCCCTCTGAATGCAGTGGTGGGCATGGCCGATCTGCTCTGGGAGTCGGACCTGACGCCGGACCAGCGGCTGTATGTGGACATTTTCCGCAAGTCAGGCCAGACCCTGCTCGCTCTTCTCAACGACATCCTTGACTACTCAAGGTTGGAGGCAGGACGCCTGACGCTGGAACGTCTGCCGTTTTCTCTCCGGGACACCCTGACCATGACCGTAAACATGCATGCGGCGCAGGCCGAAAGCAGACAGCTGTCTCTCTCGCTGCATGTGGACGAAACACTGCCCGACAATTACTGCGGTGATTCGCTGCGGCTGCGTCAGATTCTGGGCAACCTGCTCAGCAACTCCATAAAGTTCACCCGGGAAGGCTCGGTGGAAGTACATGTCGGCCCTGCCCCCGGACAGCAGGAACTGACAGCGGGTGAACCGGTCATGGTGCGCATCTGCGTGCGCGATACGGGTATCGGCATTCCGGAAAACGTGCAGCAGACCATTTTTGAAAGCTTCACGCAGGCTGATTCTTCCATCACGCGGCAGTTCGGCGGTACAGGGCTGGGGCTTTCCATCTGCCGTATGCTCACTACCATGATGGGCGGGCGCATCTGGCTGGAAAGCACACAGGGACAGGGCACAGCCGTGTATGTGGAAATGCGGCTCGACCTCCATGACCGTTCCGCCGCGGAAACGCAGCCCGAAGAATGTGCCATGCCGGTACAGGCCGCACCGCTGCGCATACTGTGTGTGGAAGACAGCGCCAACAACCGCCTGCTGTTCAGAATGTATCTGAAAAACACCGGCCACGAGGTGGACGAAGCGGAGAACGGTGAAGAAGGGCTGCGCCTTTTCATGCTCAACAGCTACGACATCATATTCATGGATCTGGAAATGCCCGTCATGGACGGCTACATGGCCACCACCGCCATACGCGACTATGAACAGCGCCACCGTATGCCCGCCGTTCCTGTGGTGGCGCTTACCGCTCATGCGCTGGAAGATTTTAAGCAGCGTTGTCTTGCCATGGGCTTTACCGATTATCTGACCAAACCCTTCCGTAAGCAGCAGCTGCTTGCCATGCTGGAACGCAATACGGGAGCCCCCGCACCGCAGTATCAGGCAGACGGTGCAAAGCTGCCTGCCCCCGAAGAGCACACGGCGGGGCAAAATGCGGAAAAATTGGCGGAACAGACTGCCGAAGAACAAGCTACCGGCGAACAGACTGCCGAAGAACAGGCTGCCCGAAAACAAACTTCCGGAAAACAGCCCCCTGCAGCTGCGCAGCACACCACAGAACACATGACAGACAGGCAGGCCGACAAATCCGCCACTACGGTGACGACGGACAGGCAGGCAGAGCAGACATCCGGGCAGCCGCCGGCAGGTGCGGCAGGCGACACCGCAACCACCGGTCAGTCCGGACAGGGCACCGCCGCTGCGGACGCCGCACAGGAAGTCACCATGCTGGAAAACCAGCGCACCGGCCATACCGTCATCCCCCAGACAGGCAGGCAGCAGACAGAAGGCACGACGGACAACGACGATACGGAGCCGCACCGCGAAGCCCGAAAAACGCAGCGGGAACCATCACAGTCCCCCGCACACAAAACATAA
- a CDS encoding ABC transporter substrate-binding protein, whose protein sequence is MAFACVLVFSAHGAAAAATTAGQTVTVAMFQRIASLDPAHSSLYEPHSIAANVFETLVTVSRNGTVQPAVAESWNVTPDGRRWTFTLHEGRSFHDGSPLNAYAVEYSFQRLMDPAHPQYTPYPDWKRLLFGQVNSIRALDDNTLEIELDNPYAPLLHNLATPGASIVSPRSLQEMHDGRTAIPAGSGPFRVASYSPEAVTLIPAAGHTPPPRCNVRYEYYASSSSALEALLSGRADIVPGLTEQDEKTAQRLGAYTIIRHPQLSVIFLACNGASEKMRSPEIRRAVSLSINRNSLATVVLGANGMPATGLLPPEMWAKDHSLPPYEYAPDKARQLLLRSGYPQGISLTALQLDASRPFMPSPRLFAVTLKYLMAGAGITLSIETLPPDALRERRAQGDYDLFINAWVADTADPDNLYSTHLYAGPDNPLHRVHIPELDRLIEESVSTPVRGERARAYRRIQRIEREQLPCIPVMHSSLPVILRRGISGMRITTGSYLIFRNTVKTAPADRAQQRPAP, encoded by the coding sequence GTGGCTTTTGCCTGCGTGCTCGTGTTTTCCGCTCACGGCGCAGCGGCTGCGGCAACCACAGCCGGGCAGACAGTCACCGTGGCCATGTTCCAGCGCATTGCCAGTCTGGACCCGGCACACAGCAGCCTGTACGAACCCCACAGCATCGCTGCCAATGTTTTTGAAACACTGGTCACCGTTTCGCGCAACGGCACCGTGCAGCCCGCTGTGGCGGAATCGTGGAATGTGACGCCCGACGGCAGGCGCTGGACCTTTACCCTGCATGAAGGCCGCAGCTTTCACGACGGTTCTCCCCTGAACGCCTATGCCGTGGAATACAGCTTTCAGCGGCTCATGGATCCGGCGCACCCGCAGTACACCCCCTATCCCGACTGGAAACGGCTGCTGTTCGGTCAGGTCAATTCCATACGTGCTCTGGATGACAACACGCTGGAAATAGAACTGGACAACCCCTATGCCCCGCTGCTGCATAATCTGGCAACGCCCGGTGCCAGCATAGTCTCGCCGCGCTCGCTGCAGGAGATGCACGACGGCAGAACCGCCATCCCTGCCGGTTCAGGGCCGTTCCGCGTGGCGTCATATTCGCCCGAGGCAGTCACCCTGATACCCGCCGCAGGGCATACCCCGCCGCCGCGCTGCAATGTCCGCTACGAATACTATGCCTCCAGCAGCAGCGCTCTGGAAGCGCTGCTCTCCGGCAGGGCCGACATTGTACCCGGCCTGACAGAACAGGATGAAAAAACGGCTCAGCGGCTGGGTGCCTACACCATCATCAGACACCCGCAGCTTTCGGTCATTTTTCTGGCCTGCAACGGTGCCAGTGAAAAAATGCGCTCCCCCGAAATCCGCCGCGCCGTATCATTGAGCATCAACAGAAACAGTCTGGCCACCGTGGTGCTGGGCGCCAACGGCATGCCCGCCACAGGGCTGCTGCCGCCGGAAATGTGGGCCAAAGACCATTCGCTGCCTCCGTACGAATACGCGCCGGATAAAGCCCGGCAACTTCTGCTTCGCAGCGGCTACCCGCAGGGCATCAGCCTTACGGCGCTGCAGCTCGACGCCTCACGGCCTTTCATGCCTTCGCCGCGGCTTTTCGCCGTCACGCTCAAATATCTCATGGCCGGAGCCGGCATAACGCTTTCCATAGAAACCCTGCCCCCCGATGCTCTGCGGGAACGCCGTGCACAGGGCGACTATGATCTGTTCATCAACGCATGGGTTGCCGATACGGCAGACCCCGACAATCTGTACAGCACGCACCTGTATGCAGGGCCGGACAACCCGCTGCACAGGGTACACATACCCGAGCTGGACCGGCTGATAGAAGAAAGTGTTTCCACCCCCGTACGCGGCGAAAGAGCGCGGGCCTACCGCCGCATACAGCGTATAGAACGTGAACAGCTGCCGTGCATACCCGTCATGCACAGCAGCCTGCCGGTCATACTGCGCCGCGGAATTTCCGGCATGCGCATTACCACGGGCTCGTACCTGATCTTTCGCAACACCGTAAAAACAGCGCCTGCAGACCGCGCTCAGCAACGGCCGGCACCATGA
- a CDS encoding DVU0298 family protein, translating into MAKFRALKTRIRCLLADDGWEGNLDQITALPPAEVVGPLLSFLLSGGEMKWRAVTALGIAVSRMADEGMEDARVFMRRLLWHMNEESGNIGWGIAEAMGEIMACHARLAAEYDRMLVSYVRETGDDDNFLDHPPLRRGVYWGIGRLAQAEPARMRLAVPALVRALDDEDGEGRGLAAWALGNLAEHCTPDEISQARARLLSLQGDASSVELFEDRRLLCTTAGALAGQALVRLDAVS; encoded by the coding sequence ATGGCAAAGTTTCGCGCGTTGAAAACCCGTATCCGCTGTCTGCTGGCGGATGACGGCTGGGAAGGGAATCTGGACCAGATAACGGCACTGCCGCCGGCGGAGGTTGTGGGGCCGCTGCTTTCTTTTCTGCTGTCGGGCGGTGAGATGAAATGGCGCGCCGTGACGGCGCTGGGCATTGCCGTTTCACGTATGGCGGACGAGGGCATGGAAGACGCCCGCGTGTTCATGCGCCGGTTGCTGTGGCACATGAATGAGGAGTCCGGAAACATAGGCTGGGGCATTGCCGAGGCCATGGGGGAAATTATGGCCTGTCACGCCCGTCTGGCTGCGGAATATGACAGAATGCTTGTTTCGTATGTGCGCGAGACAGGCGACGACGACAACTTTCTTGACCATCCGCCCCTGCGGCGCGGGGTATACTGGGGTATAGGCAGACTGGCACAGGCGGAGCCGGCGCGCATGCGGCTGGCGGTGCCTGCACTGGTACGCGCGCTGGATGACGAGGACGGTGAAGGCCGCGGACTGGCCGCATGGGCGCTGGGAAATCTGGCGGAACACTGCACACCGGACGAAATCAGCCAGGCACGGGCGCGGCTGCTGTCTTTGCAGGGTGATGCATCGTCTGTCGAGCTGTTTGAAGACCGGCGGCTGTTGTGCACCACCGCGGGCGCTCTGGCTGGTCAGGCGCTGGTCAGGCTTGACGCCGTTTCGTAA
- a CDS encoding phosphatase PAP2 family protein, producing the protein MPFATPSWDAQLFTVLNNDWRTPFLDVFMPLVSNSALLWGIAAVIALGAAFRSTPQGRRRILAGLLLVAATAGISDLSCGVVKDTFGRVRPLNALPSVHFVEHGQWTQRPAGFVQTKPRGASFVSAHAANSMAAVLAGCAVWPALRWLMLPLPLLIGWSRVYLGKHYPSDVIGGWLTGIAVALVVLQCLRMAQSALTKRRQA; encoded by the coding sequence ATGCCGTTTGCCACACCATCATGGGATGCACAGCTGTTCACGGTGCTCAACAATGACTGGCGCACACCGTTTCTTGATGTGTTCATGCCGCTTGTTTCAAACAGTGCCCTGTTGTGGGGCATAGCGGCTGTCATTGCTCTGGGAGCGGCTTTCAGAAGCACCCCGCAGGGACGCCGCCGCATTCTGGCGGGCCTGCTGCTGGTGGCGGCCACGGCAGGCATATCAGACCTGAGCTGCGGAGTGGTAAAAGACACCTTCGGGCGGGTAAGGCCGCTCAACGCCCTGCCGTCGGTTCATTTTGTGGAGCACGGCCAGTGGACACAGCGCCCCGCCGGTTTTGTACAGACCAAACCCCGCGGGGCCTCGTTTGTTTCAGCCCATGCAGCCAACAGCATGGCCGCCGTGCTTGCCGGATGCGCCGTATGGCCCGCCCTGCGCTGGCTCATGCTGCCCCTGCCGCTGCTTATCGGCTGGTCTCGTGTTTATCTGGGCAAACACTACCCCAGTGATGTCATCGGCGGATGGCTGACCGGCATAGCCGTGGCGCTGGTGGTGCTCCAGTGTCTGCGCATGGCGCAGAGCGCCCTTACGAAACGGCGTCAAGCCTGA
- a CDS encoding FAD-dependent oxidoreductase, giving the protein MPQNIVVIGAVALGPKAACRFKRLCPEDNVIMIDQSDRISYGGCGIPYYVSGEVNTLEELQMTPYHTIRDAEFFRVNKDVKVLARTKVESIDRQARKVLIRDLTTGETAELPYDKLVLAMGSAPNRPPFEGIDLEGVHTCTTLDDAQAIREAVAAGSVSGAVVVGGGFIGLEVAVSLADMWGIKTSVVEIADQILPGFLSGNMVKIATHDLRKNDVDVFCGEKVIRIEGENGKVARVVTDKRTIDAELVVMAAGIRPNTEIARAAGIELNERGAIIVNDRMQTSDPDIYAGGDCVTVPNLVTGKPGFFPLGSMANRQGRVIGTNLAGGDARFPGGVGTWAVKLFEQNAAGAGLTIESALREGFDAVNVHVEGFDRAHFYPEHTVMALDLVVERPTRRVLGIQGTSSLGDALVARINAVAPLLQNKPKLEDISNLEVAYSPPFASAMDIINTVANVAENVLEGRNHTLDPDEFAVMWQNRESGSCTFVDTRLASNAESLVEKYPGQWLSIPLEEMEQRLDEIPEDKTVVLICNTGLRSFESQLIMNRHGRKSLSVQGGMASVTKQGNEI; this is encoded by the coding sequence ATGCCCCAGAATATCGTCGTTATCGGCGCCGTTGCGCTAGGTCCCAAAGCCGCATGCCGTTTCAAGCGGCTGTGCCCCGAAGACAACGTCATCATGATCGACCAGTCCGACCGCATCTCTTACGGCGGCTGCGGTATTCCCTACTATGTTTCGGGCGAGGTCAACACGCTTGAAGAGCTGCAGATGACCCCCTACCACACCATCCGCGACGCCGAATTTTTCCGGGTGAACAAAGACGTCAAGGTGCTGGCCCGCACCAAGGTCGAATCCATCGACCGGCAGGCCAGAAAAGTACTCATCAGAGACCTGACCACAGGTGAGACAGCAGAACTGCCCTACGACAAGCTGGTGCTGGCCATGGGCAGCGCACCCAACCGTCCCCCGTTTGAAGGCATTGACCTTGAAGGCGTGCACACCTGCACCACGCTGGACGACGCGCAGGCCATCCGCGAAGCCGTGGCCGCCGGTTCCGTAAGCGGTGCCGTGGTTGTGGGCGGCGGTTTCATAGGCCTTGAAGTGGCTGTCTCGCTGGCCGACATGTGGGGCATCAAAACCTCTGTGGTGGAAATAGCAGACCAGATTCTGCCCGGTTTTCTGAGCGGCAACATGGTCAAGATTGCCACACACGATCTGCGTAAAAATGACGTGGACGTCTTCTGCGGCGAAAAAGTCATCCGCATCGAAGGCGAAAACGGCAAGGTTGCCCGTGTGGTCACCGACAAACGCACCATTGACGCCGAACTGGTAGTCATGGCGGCAGGCATCCGACCCAACACCGAAATTGCCCGTGCAGCCGGTATCGAGCTGAACGAACGCGGCGCCATTATCGTCAATGACCGCATGCAGACGTCCGACCCCGACATCTATGCCGGCGGCGACTGCGTAACCGTGCCCAATCTGGTTACCGGCAAACCCGGCTTCTTCCCTCTCGGCTCCATGGCCAACAGACAGGGACGCGTCATCGGCACCAACCTTGCCGGCGGCGATGCCCGGTTCCCCGGCGGCGTGGGCACCTGGGCCGTCAAACTGTTTGAACAGAACGCGGCCGGTGCGGGTCTGACCATCGAGTCGGCCCTGCGCGAAGGATTTGATGCGGTCAACGTGCACGTGGAAGGCTTCGACCGCGCTCACTTCTACCCCGAACACACCGTCATGGCACTGGATCTGGTTGTGGAACGCCCCACCCGCCGCGTACTGGGCATTCAGGGCACCAGCAGTCTGGGCGACGCGCTTGTGGCCCGCATCAATGCCGTGGCGCCGCTGCTGCAGAACAAACCCAAGCTGGAAGACATATCCAACCTTGAAGTGGCTTACTCGCCGCCTTTCGCCTCTGCCATGGACATCATCAACACCGTGGCCAACGTGGCGGAAAACGTGCTTGAGGGCCGCAACCACACGCTGGACCCCGATGAATTCGCCGTCATGTGGCAGAACCGCGAGTCGGGCAGCTGCACCTTTGTGGACACGCGTCTGGCCTCCAACGCTGAATCGCTGGTGGAAAAATACCCCGGTCAGTGGCTTTCCATTCCGCTGGAAGAAATGGAGCAGCGCCTCGACGAAATACCCGAAGACAAGACCGTGGTGCTTATCTGCAACACCGGTCTGCGTTCCTTTGAATCGCAGCTGATCATGAACCGTCACGGCCGCAAAAGCCTGAGCGTTCAGGGCGGCATGGCTTCGGTGACCAAGCAGGGCAACGAAATCTGA
- the hflX gene encoding GTPase HflX, translated as MLDRQGRVSLVIVGDTGSIYIPELPRARTGAGRLRGLRLLHTHLTDSLLSQEDLMDMLFLRLDDVGVLTVDQHGGPASFQHAHLLPGGTQPYMVHDPQGWDRVITDFTAQAQALEEELSRITADARETGSESGRAVLVSVSPDPRSVQESSLAELAELADTAGLTVAGTMVQRVRQLNYKFILGKGKLAELEVLALTANAGVILFDGELSPAQLHNLADITERKVIDRTQLILDIFAQRASTRAGKLQVELAQLQYTQPRLTGKNRAMDRLAGGIGGRGPGETKLETDRRKVRERIARIKQDLKALRTQRGFTRGRRAKARVPVASLVGYTNAGKSTLLNTLTNADVLAEDKLFATLDTTTRRLRFPQERELIVTDTVGFIRSLPKELKEAFRATLEELEAADLLLHVADAGHPELEMQLRAVEEILDELELQDIPRLLVLNKWETLDDETRLALAALYPAAIRVSARTRLGLDDLTAEIIRRIDWERML; from the coding sequence ATGCTCGACAGACAGGGCAGGGTTTCTCTGGTTATTGTGGGCGATACGGGCTCCATCTATATTCCCGAGCTTCCCCGCGCCCGAACGGGCGCGGGCAGGCTGCGGGGGCTCAGGCTGCTGCACACCCACCTGACTGACTCCCTGCTTTCGCAGGAAGACCTCATGGACATGCTGTTTCTGCGTCTTGACGACGTGGGCGTGCTCACCGTGGACCAGCACGGCGGGCCGGCCAGCTTTCAGCATGCGCATCTGCTGCCCGGCGGCACACAGCCCTACATGGTGCACGACCCGCAGGGGTGGGACAGGGTAATAACAGATTTCACCGCACAGGCGCAGGCGCTGGAAGAAGAACTTTCGCGCATCACCGCCGATGCCCGCGAAACCGGCAGCGAATCCGGCAGGGCAGTGCTGGTGAGTGTTTCTCCCGACCCGCGTTCCGTGCAGGAATCGTCGCTGGCCGAACTGGCCGAACTGGCCGATACCGCCGGGCTGACCGTAGCGGGCACCATGGTGCAGCGCGTACGGCAGCTCAACTACAAATTCATTCTGGGCAAGGGCAAACTGGCCGAACTTGAAGTGCTTGCGCTTACGGCAAACGCCGGAGTCATCCTTTTTGACGGAGAACTGTCGCCCGCGCAGCTGCACAACCTTGCCGATATCACCGAACGCAAGGTTATAGACCGCACCCAGCTTATTCTGGATATTTTCGCCCAGCGCGCTTCCACGCGTGCGGGCAAACTGCAGGTGGAACTGGCCCAGCTGCAATACACACAGCCCCGCCTGACCGGAAAAAACCGCGCCATGGACAGGCTGGCAGGCGGCATTGGCGGCCGCGGCCCCGGTGAAACCAAACTGGAAACCGACCGCCGCAAGGTGCGCGAACGCATAGCCCGCATCAAGCAGGACCTCAAAGCTCTGCGCACCCAGCGCGGTTTCACCCGCGGCCGCAGAGCCAAGGCGCGTGTGCCTGTGGCATCGCTGGTGGGGTACACCAACGCGGGCAAATCAACGCTGCTCAACACACTGACCAATGCAGACGTGCTGGCCGAAGACAAGCTGTTTGCCACACTGGACACCACAACCCGCAGACTGCGCTTTCCGCAGGAACGCGAACTCATCGTCACCGACACGGTGGGTTTCATCCGCTCGCTGCCCAAGGAACTCAAAGAGGCATTCCGGGCCACTCTTGAAGAACTGGAAGCCGCTGATCTGCTGCTGCATGTGGCCGATGCCGGACACCCCGAGCTGGAAATGCAGCTGCGCGCGGTGGAAGAGATTCTGGACGAGCTGGAACTGCAGGATATTCCGCGGCTTCTGGTGCTCAACAAATGGGAAACGCTGGACGATGAAACCCGTCTGGCCCTTGCCGCCCTGTACCCTGCCGCCATCCGCGTTTCCGCCAGAACACGGCTTGGCCTTGATGACCTCACCGCAGAAATCATCAGACGCATAGACTGGGAGCGGATGCTGTAG
- a CDS encoding IMP cyclohydrolase, giving the protein MDFLPIRRALLSVTDKSGLVEFATFLTQNGVELVSTGGTQRTLTEAGLDVTPVSKVTGFPEIMGGRVKTLHPHIHGGILADKDNPEHLATLKELGIRTFDLICVNLYNFADAAARGLDLRGAVEEVDIGGPCMLRATAKNFHSMLVLPDPADYQAAMQEMRDNDMRVGLAMRQAMAVKTFRATSAYDGMIAGYLGSKTA; this is encoded by the coding sequence ATGGATTTTCTGCCCATACGGCGAGCGCTGCTGAGCGTGACCGACAAAAGCGGGCTTGTGGAATTTGCCACGTTTCTCACACAGAACGGCGTGGAACTGGTTTCCACCGGCGGCACCCAGCGGACGCTGACCGAAGCGGGACTGGACGTCACCCCTGTGAGCAAGGTCACCGGTTTTCCTGAAATAATGGGCGGCCGCGTCAAGACCCTGCACCCGCACATCCACGGCGGCATTCTGGCCGACAAGGACAACCCCGAACACCTTGCCACTCTCAAGGAGCTGGGAATCCGCACGTTCGACCTCATCTGTGTCAACCTGTACAACTTTGCGGATGCCGCCGCCCGCGGTCTTGACCTGCGCGGTGCCGTGGAGGAAGTGGACATCGGCGGGCCGTGCATGCTGCGCGCCACCGCCAAAAACTTCCATTCCATGCTTGTACTGCCCGACCCTGCCGATTATCAGGCAGCCATGCAGGAAATGCGCGACAACGACATGCGGGTGGGACTTGCCATGCGTCAGGCCATGGCTGTCAAAACATTCCGCGCCACTTCCGCCTATGACGGCATGATTGCCGGTTATCTGGGCAGCAAAACGGCTTAA
- the fliR gene encoding flagellar biosynthetic protein FliR gives MDLFNFDEASFLSFLLTLMRISLVVFLLPVFGGNSAPRLVKGALCMVLTLALWPHLSFSGSLLPGHPFGIALMLAGEIIMGIMLGLLVRFFFAGIQTGGELLGFQMGFTMVSVADPLSGQSTSISSHFMYMVSLLIFLVLDGHLVMLKGLTDSFALVPPGQLVFRHASLHNMLTLAGGMFVMAVHIAAPVMAALFLVELALALMGRAAPQMNLLMIGFPLKIGVGFLFMGLLFTIMRHQVQDFILGLGPQMTNMLKLISPL, from the coding sequence ATGGATCTCTTCAATTTTGATGAAGCCTCTTTCCTCAGCTTTCTGCTTACCCTCATGCGCATCAGCCTTGTGGTTTTTCTGCTGCCGGTATTCGGGGGCAATTCGGCACCCCGGCTGGTAAAAGGTGCGCTGTGCATGGTGCTTACGCTGGCGCTGTGGCCGCATCTTTCCTTTTCCGGAAGCCTGTTGCCGGGGCATCCGTTCGGCATTGCGCTTATGCTTGCGGGTGAAATCATCATGGGCATCATGCTTGGGCTGCTGGTGCGTTTTTTCTTTGCGGGTATCCAGACCGGCGGCGAACTGCTCGGGTTTCAGATGGGGTTTACCATGGTCAGTGTGGCAGACCCTCTTTCGGGGCAGAGCACCAGCATCAGTTCACATTTCATGTATATGGTCAGTCTGCTTATTTTTCTGGTGCTTGACGGGCATCTGGTGATGCTCAAAGGCCTTACGGACAGCTTTGCGCTGGTGCCGCCCGGTCAGCTGGTTTTCAGACACGCCTCGCTGCACAACATGCTGACGTTGGCGGGGGGCATGTTTGTCATGGCCGTGCATATTGCCGCGCCGGTCATGGCCGCGTTGTTTCTGGTGGAACTGGCGCTGGCACTCATGGGGCGCGCGGCACCGCAGATGAACCTGCTGATGATCGGGTTTCCGCTGAAGATCGGAGTGGGGTTTCTGTTCATGGGGCTGCTGTTCACGATCATGCGGCATCAGGTTCAGGATTTCATTCTGGGGCTGGGCCCGCAGATGACCAACATGCTCAAACTGATCAGCCCGCTGTAG